CAGTTGCTACAACATCTACGGGCAGATAAATTTTTACGCCTTTTTCTTTAGCACTTCTTAGAATGCTGCGAGCATCTTCAAGCAAGTTATCTTCGGTCAAAGAAGCCTTTGTATCATAACCGATTGCCTTTAAGAAAGTATTGCTCATCGCTCCACCGATGATGATTTTATCCACAACATTTAAGATAGAATTTAAAAGCGTGAGTTTAGAGGATACTTTAGAACCGCCAACAATCAATAATAGTGGGCGCAAAGGATTAGAGAGTGCAACAGCAAAAGAATCAATTTCTTTTTTTAGGAGTAAGCCGGCAACTTTTTCTTGCGCATATTGTGCGATTCCATAGGTTGAAGCGTGCTTGCGGTGAGAAGTTCCAAAGGCGTCATTAACATAAACATCACAAAGGCTTGCAAGTTTTTGGGAGAGAGCAGAATCGTTTTTTTCTTCGCCTTCATAAAAGCGGATATTTTCTAGTAAAACAATGCTACCATCTACAAGCGTATTTAGCGTAACTTGCGCATTTTCTAAGCTATCTACAAAGACAACATCTTTTGAAAGCAAGCGTTCTAGGCGTTTTAAAATGTTTTTTAAAGAAAAGGAATCGCTTTTGCCTTGTGGTCGCCCTAAGTGGCTAACTAGAATGATAGATTTTGCGCCATTGTCAATGCAATAATTAATTGTAGGAATTGCTTCGCGGATTCTTGTATCATCACTAATATTAAGTTCGCTATCCATAGGGACATTAAAATCTACGCGGATTAAAACACGCTTGTCTTTAAGATTGACTTCACGGATGCTTTTTACATTTTGCATTTTTTGGATATTTTCACTCATATTTACCCTTTTTTATAAAATAGTTAAGGGAATCTTAACTAAAAATGCCTTAATCCTAAGCAAAATTTAGGCGTGTGGGATTTTTATTGCGAAGCCTTTTTTGCCATTTTGTAAGAGTGTAATGCTTCCATTGTGTGCTTCAATGATTTGCAAAGAGAGTGCAAGCCCTAAGCCATTTCCTTTTAATTTAGTGCTTTTAAAGGGTTCAAAAAGAATCTCTGGATTTTCAATAGGCTTGCCATTATCATAGATTTCAAAGAGTGCGTGTTTATCTGTGTTATAAAAGTTAATCTCTACAAGCCCTTTTTCGTTTTCGCCCTCTTCAATGGCGTCAATGGCATTAAATAGGAAATTTTGTAACACAATACAAAGCAAATCAAAATCCGCTTCAAATTCTGTTTTA
The Helicobacter winghamensis ATCC BAA-430 DNA segment above includes these coding regions:
- a CDS encoding phosphoglycerate kinase; amino-acid sequence: MSENIQKMQNVKSIREVNLKDKRVLIRVDFNVPMDSELNISDDTRIREAIPTINYCIDNGAKSIILVSHLGRPQGKSDSFSLKNILKRLERLLSKDVVFVDSLENAQVTLNTLVDGSIVLLENIRFYEGEEKNDSALSQKLASLCDVYVNDAFGTSHRKHASTYGIAQYAQEKVAGLLLKKEIDSFAVALSNPLRPLLLIVGGSKVSSKLTLLNSILNVVDKIIIGGAMSNTFLKAIGYDTKASLTEDNLLEDARSILRSAKEKGVKIYLPVDVVATDDIKDPKVVKIIPAQDIPDNLMAADIGPATVKLFNEVIKDCETIVWNGPLGAYETQKFSRGTFSISHAIADTYAYSIIGGGDTADAVDKAGNKDSMSFTSTGGGASLELLEGEVLPAFEVLDKRV